The genomic window GCTTTCGCTTGACTTACTGCTGTTTTCGCTAACAATTCAAGCGTATCGTCATTGATAATCGTCCCGTTTTCTACGATGCCACAATGGCCATGGCTCGTATAATGACATAAGCATGTATCTGCAATAACAACAAGTTCAGGAAACTCATTCTTTATCGCACGAATAGCACGTTGAACGATGCCGTGTTCACAATATGCTTGCGAAGCAATATCATTTTTTTCATTCGGCACACCAAACACGATAATAGAACGAATGCCTAAGTCAACAGCTGCGCGCACATCTTCAATGGCATAATCAAGCGATTGCTGATATACACCAGGCATGGATGGCACTTCATTTTTTATTTCCTCTCCTTCTATGACAAAAATTGGATAAATGAAATCTTCCGTATGAAGATGTGTTTCACGTACCATAGCTCGTAAATTGGCCGTTTGTCGCAAACGACGGTGACGTGCAAATTGCATATTATTCACTCCTTGAAAAATATTGGTGAAGTTGTTCAACCATCTCATCGATTGTATATGTATGTGGGCAAACGTGAACAGGAAGCCCGAACTGAAGCGCTGTTTGTTTCGTAATCGGACCGATACATGCGATTGTGACGAAAGACAAGTCAACGTTTTCCCCTGCGATCGCTTGTGCAAAACTATGTACCGTCGATGAGCTTGTAAATGTGATCGCATCAATCATTCGTTGCTGAAGAAAATGAATGAGTTTTGGCTTTGCTTCTTCGTTGTATGTCGTTTCGTATACAATCCAATCGGTCACGTTCGCTATGTTGCTTAATTGTTCGCGCAACGTGTCGCGCGCTAAGTTTCCTTTCACAAGCAAAACGCGCGCCTTCGCTGAAAGCAACGGCTTTAACGCTTCGGCCAAACTTTCAGCAACAAACTCGTTTGGAATCAAATCAACAACGACGTTTCGTTTTTGCAATGCTTGCGC from Anoxybacillus gonensis includes these protein-coding regions:
- a CDS encoding uroporphyrinogen-III synthase, translating into MLRGKRVLVTREKAQAKALSQTLERYGAIPVELPLIRIVRAKQTDQQLLHKWHTFDWIVFTSQNGVKYFFEQIGEMKPPTWPKVAVVGEKTAQALQKRNVVVDLIPNEFVAESLAEALKPLLSAKARVLLVKGNLARDTLREQLSNIANVTDWIVYETTYNEEAKPKLIHFLQQRMIDAITFTSSSTVHSFAQAIAGENVDLSFVTIACIGPITKQTALQFGLPVHVCPHTYTIDEMVEQLHQYFSRSE